The following are from one region of the Paenibacillus bovis genome:
- a CDS encoding ATP-dependent Clp protease ATP-binding subunit, with product MRCQNCNQHEATVGLSFTVNHKSEKMYLCQECYAKMNSGNPLSGGFGASGMSPLDQLFKGFMQQGGQTGGSNNQRAATRTVEPQRGNGLLDQLGRNLNDAAKDGKIDTVIGRDDEIERVIEILNRRNKNNPVLIGEPGVGKTAIAEGLALRITEGKVPAKLLNKEVYSLDVASLVAGTGIRGQFEEKVKQLIAELQQRENILLFIDEIHLLVGAGSAEGSMDAGNILKPVLARGELQVIGATTLKEYRQIEKDAALERRFQPVMVDEPTVEEAIEILQGLRPKYEEYHGVRYSDETIAACVQLSNRYIQDRFLPDKAIDLLDESGAKLNLRASAGDQGELMARIEKIKAAKEQATREEHYERAAQLRDEETQLLNQLNSGASSTEPVEVRIEDIQNIIERKTGIPVGKLQQDEQNKMKNLSARLETKVIGQHEAVEKVAKAIRRSRAGLKPKNKPIASFLFVGPTGVGKTELSRSLAEELFGQSDAMIRLDMSEYMEKHSVSKLIGSPPGYVGHDEAGQLTERVRRNPYSIILLDEIEKAHPDVQNMFLQVMDDGRLTDSQGRTVSFKDTVIIMTSNAGITEKKITVGFSAAKSAQTSSFLESLGSYFRPEFLNRFDAIIPFASLKEEDLVQIVDNMLEDIQSTLGEQGITLNVSDEAKKKLAELGYNPAFGARPLRRVIQQHIEDSITDLVLDDENVENIQVDVQEEAIHVARV from the coding sequence ATGCGTTGTCAAAATTGTAATCAACACGAAGCTACTGTAGGACTGAGCTTCACTGTAAATCATAAATCCGAAAAAATGTATCTGTGTCAGGAATGTTATGCCAAAATGAACAGCGGCAATCCGCTCTCCGGTGGGTTCGGAGCATCCGGTATGTCGCCACTGGATCAACTATTCAAAGGCTTTATGCAGCAAGGTGGTCAGACAGGCGGCTCCAATAATCAGCGTGCAGCGACCCGCACAGTAGAACCGCAGCGCGGCAATGGACTGCTGGATCAGCTCGGACGCAATCTGAATGATGCTGCCAAAGACGGCAAGATCGATACAGTGATTGGCCGCGATGACGAGATCGAACGTGTTATCGAAATCCTGAACCGTCGCAACAAAAACAACCCGGTTCTGATCGGTGAACCAGGTGTCGGTAAAACAGCGATCGCTGAAGGTCTGGCACTGCGCATTACCGAAGGCAAAGTACCGGCCAAACTGCTGAACAAGGAAGTCTATTCTCTCGATGTGGCTTCACTCGTAGCGGGCACCGGTATCCGCGGTCAATTTGAAGAAAAAGTCAAACAGCTGATTGCCGAGCTGCAGCAGCGCGAAAATATCCTGCTGTTTATCGATGAGATTCACTTGCTCGTCGGTGCAGGTTCTGCGGAAGGCTCGATGGATGCAGGCAATATTCTGAAGCCGGTTCTGGCTCGTGGGGAATTGCAGGTTATCGGTGCAACTACACTGAAAGAATACCGCCAGATCGAGAAAGATGCTGCTCTGGAACGCCGCTTCCAGCCGGTTATGGTCGATGAACCAACTGTCGAAGAAGCAATCGAAATTCTGCAAGGTCTGCGTCCGAAATATGAGGAATACCATGGTGTACGTTATTCCGATGAGACGATTGCTGCTTGCGTTCAATTATCCAACCGTTATATCCAGGATCGTTTCCTGCCTGATAAAGCGATTGACCTGCTCGACGAATCCGGTGCCAAACTGAATCTGCGTGCTTCTGCAGGTGATCAGGGAGAACTGATGGCTCGTATCGAGAAGATCAAAGCTGCGAAAGAACAGGCGACTCGTGAAGAACATTACGAACGTGCAGCCCAGCTGCGTGATGAAGAGACCCAACTGCTGAACCAGTTGAACAGTGGAGCGAGCAGCACAGAGCCGGTCGAAGTACGCATCGAGGATATCCAGAATATTATCGAACGCAAAACCGGTATTCCTGTCGGCAAGCTGCAGCAGGATGAGCAGAACAAAATGAAAAATCTGTCTGCCCGTCTGGAGACCAAGGTTATCGGTCAGCATGAAGCGGTAGAGAAAGTCGCCAAAGCAATCCGCCGCAGCCGTGCCGGACTGAAACCGAAAAACAAACCGATTGCGTCCTTCTTGTTCGTCGGACCGACTGGTGTAGGTAAAACCGAGCTGTCCCGATCCCTGGCTGAAGAGTTGTTCGGTCAATCCGATGCGATGATCCGCCTGGATATGAGTGAGTACATGGAGAAACATTCCGTATCCAAACTGATCGGTTCGCCGCCAGGATATGTGGGTCATGATGAAGCTGGTCAGCTGACCGAACGTGTACGTCGTAATCCGTACAGCATCATCCTGCTCGACGAGATCGAGAAAGCACATCCCGATGTACAAAATATGTTCCTGCAGGTGATGGACGATGGCCGTCTGACAGACAGCCAGGGACGTACTGTCAGCTTCAAAGATACCGTTATCATTATGACTTCCAATGCCGGTATTACCGAGAAAAAAATTACTGTCGGCTTCTCTGCTGCCAAGTCGGCGCAGACCAGCTCGTTTCTGGAATCGCTGGGTTCTTACTTCCGTCCGGAATTCCTGAACCGGTTTGATGCGATTATTCCATTTGCTTCTCTCAAGGAAGAAGATTTGGTGCAGATCGTCGACAATATGCTGGAGGATATCCAGTCTACACTGGGCGAACAGGGTATTACGCTGAATGTCTCCGATGAAGCGAAGAAAAAACTGGCTGAGCTTGGTTACAATCCAGCCTTTGGTGCTCGTCCACTGCGCCGTGTGATTCAGCAACATATCGAAGACAGTATCACTGATCTGGTGCTGGATGACGAGAATGTAGAAAATATCCAGGTGGATGTACAGGAAGAAGCGATTCACGTAGCAAGAGTCTAA
- a CDS encoding TetR/AcrR family transcriptional regulator gives MSYDKQYQTEEKRGRPLDLSRNQIILQTTLELLAENGYDALTMDAVAIKAKVGKGTIYRRWSSKMELVIDASTMMSPFETSLEKLNKDQDVRGQLIDLLSLLFMKENEQYQKAMNAICNAVNKQLEEGMRDAFYRRYRNSIESILKPYIEKNHITDDDLEIITDIGPALVMYRSNYRSQSVTVHYLERIVDQIMMPILSKKV, from the coding sequence ATGTCCTATGATAAACAGTACCAAACAGAAGAAAAAAGAGGCCGGCCTCTGGATTTGTCACGTAACCAGATAATTCTTCAAACAACTCTGGAATTATTAGCGGAAAATGGTTATGACGCCTTAACAATGGATGCAGTTGCTATAAAAGCAAAGGTGGGGAAAGGTACAATATATAGACGTTGGTCTTCTAAAATGGAATTGGTTATTGATGCTTCCACGATGATGAGTCCTTTCGAGACATCGTTAGAGAAGTTGAATAAAGACCAAGATGTGCGAGGACAGCTGATTGACCTGCTTTCTCTACTCTTTATGAAAGAAAATGAACAGTATCAGAAAGCGATGAATGCAATTTGTAATGCTGTTAATAAGCAATTGGAGGAAGGTATGCGTGATGCTTTCTACAGGCGTTACAGAAACAGTATCGAGTCAATTCTCAAACCGTATATAGAGAAAAATCATATTACTGATGACGATTTAGAGATAATTACAGATATTGGCCCTGCTTTGGTTATGTATAGAAGCAACTATAGGAGTCAATCTGTTACTGTTCATTATTTGGAGCGAATCGTTGATCAAATAATGATGCCCATATTGTCAAAAAAAGTGTAG
- a CDS encoding alpha/beta hydrolase family protein yields the protein MRKRRLKWILPVSITASVLIVLLTIFLYQNSYDMTEQPVSVPTPHGVLTGILTMPRDVEHPVGLIVFVHGDGPINASYDGFYRPVWERFARAGYASLSLDKRGIGGPSGSWLQQSMQERADDTVTAIRWARTLPAIDPKRIGLWGSSQAGWVIPKVVEKEPSLAFSILVSPAINWIRQGRYNTRQEMLQSGASEEEIRKVEQQDRLELQLLQRHASYADYLKIAHPDDPVSSERWVFIMRNYESDASQELRNFYHPVHLVLGTEDINVDIQETEQIYRRSIPASLLSVTVLPGVDHSMVPSRLVHSSWQMMLTAIFFPRQINSPAYLDDLEHFLSTFQR from the coding sequence TTGCGTAAGCGCCGTCTGAAATGGATTTTACCTGTCAGTATTACCGCTTCTGTTCTAATTGTCCTACTAACTATTTTTCTATATCAAAATTCGTACGATATGACCGAACAGCCTGTGTCCGTGCCTACTCCCCATGGTGTGCTAACAGGCATTCTGACGATGCCCCGGGATGTGGAGCATCCGGTGGGACTGATTGTATTTGTCCATGGCGATGGTCCAATCAATGCTAGCTACGATGGATTCTACCGTCCGGTATGGGAGCGGTTTGCCAGAGCCGGTTATGCTTCTCTCTCGCTGGACAAACGCGGAATCGGCGGCCCTTCAGGCAGCTGGCTGCAGCAGAGTATGCAGGAACGGGCTGATGATACTGTCACCGCGATTCGCTGGGCGCGTACATTGCCCGCTATCGATCCGAAGCGCATCGGACTATGGGGATCCAGTCAGGCAGGTTGGGTTATTCCCAAAGTAGTCGAGAAAGAACCCTCTCTTGCTTTTAGCATTCTCGTCTCACCAGCGATAAACTGGATTCGCCAGGGACGCTATAATACCCGTCAGGAAATGCTCCAGTCCGGGGCCAGCGAAGAGGAGATTCGGAAGGTAGAACAGCAGGATCGACTGGAGCTGCAACTGCTCCAACGCCATGCCTCTTACGCCGACTATCTGAAAATAGCGCATCCGGATGATCCTGTTTCGTCTGAACGCTGGGTATTCATTATGCGTAATTACGAGTCCGATGCCAGCCAGGAGCTTCGAAATTTTTATCATCCGGTACATCTGGTGCTGGGAACAGAAGACATTAACGTAGATATCCAGGAAACGGAACAGATCTACCGCCGCTCTATCCCTGCTTCATTGTTATCGGTGACAGTGCTGCCGGGTGTCGATCATTCCATGGTGCCTTCCCGGCTGGTTCATTCCTCGTGGCAGATGATGCTGACAGCGATATTTTTCCCACGCCAGATTAACAGTCCAGCGTATCTGGATGATCTGGAGCATTTCCTGTCTACTTTCCAGCGATAA
- a CDS encoding winged helix-turn-helix transcriptional regulator, with protein sequence MEEENNNSTDKKYRVGVEAALEVMGGKWKPLIIYHLMTGRKRPSEFRRLIPDITQKMLTTQLRSLEKDEIITRQAYTEIPLRVEYELTPYGWGLKPALDLLCYWGEEHLDKVYGDKSAVLEEF encoded by the coding sequence ATGGAAGAAGAAAATAACAACAGCACCGACAAAAAGTACAGGGTAGGTGTAGAAGCCGCTCTGGAAGTAATGGGAGGCAAATGGAAGCCTCTAATCATCTATCATCTAATGACCGGACGCAAACGGCCTTCGGAGTTTCGGCGATTAATACCCGATATTACCCAGAAAATGCTGACCACACAGCTGCGCAGCCTGGAAAAGGATGAGATCATCACACGGCAGGCGTACACAGAGATCCCGCTGCGGGTAGAGTATGAGCTAACTCCGTACGGCTGGGGACTCAAGCCCGCACTGGATCTGCTATGCTACTGGGGTGAAGAGCATCTGGACAAAGTATACGGTGACAAATCTGCAGTGCTTGAAGAATTTTGA
- a CDS encoding NADPH-dependent F420 reductase — protein MNNNTYPAHQPGSASTTHRSTQKGTMTTAVIGTGNIGSELARVLARGGEDLILANSRGPETITDLASELGARAMSTADAIAAADVVVLSIPFVAIPSLVETLGQAPASTIIVDMSNYYPEATGVIKGIEGTASDSSWLSEQIGRPIVKAWNTIFSRSLALKGTTAGAPDRIALPVAGDDPAAKKIVMQLVSVTGFEPVDAGDLAESWRMEPGSPVYCTDLDADALRSALARADRSRHAHDRMAGAQAIYDPETGMDMVRGVQVYRDITS, from the coding sequence ATGAATAACAACACATATCCCGCACATCAGCCCGGTTCCGCCAGCACCACGCACCGGAGTACTCAAAAGGGAACCATGACCACTGCTGTCATCGGAACTGGAAACATTGGAAGCGAGCTAGCACGCGTGCTCGCACGTGGAGGCGAGGACCTTATTCTGGCCAACTCGCGAGGCCCGGAGACCATTACGGACCTGGCCAGCGAGCTTGGTGCACGAGCAATGAGTACTGCTGATGCTATCGCCGCCGCGGACGTCGTCGTGCTTTCGATCCCATTCGTCGCGATTCCCTCGCTAGTCGAAACCCTGGGTCAGGCACCGGCCTCGACCATCATCGTAGACATGTCCAACTACTATCCAGAGGCTACCGGCGTCATTAAGGGAATCGAGGGTACAGCCTCCGATAGCTCCTGGCTCAGCGAGCAGATCGGACGTCCGATCGTCAAGGCATGGAATACCATCTTCTCCCGCAGTCTGGCACTGAAGGGCACTACCGCCGGCGCGCCTGACCGGATTGCCCTGCCAGTAGCTGGCGATGACCCAGCAGCGAAAAAGATTGTTATGCAGCTCGTCAGCGTCACCGGCTTCGAACCCGTCGACGCTGGCGACCTTGCCGAGTCGTGGCGGATGGAGCCAGGCTCACCGGTCTATTGCACGGATCTCGACGCTGACGCCCTGCGATCAGCACTCGCCCGGGCTGATCGATCCCGTCATGCCCATGATCGGATGGCAGGGGCTCAGGCGATATACGATCCCGAGACAGGAATGGATATGGTCCGTGGCGTTCAGGTCTACCGAGATATCACCAGCTGA
- a CDS encoding aldo/keto reductase, whose translation MKTRKLGNQGLEVSALGLGTMMMPDNEESIHTLQGAIDLGVTMLDTADIYGGFEHGRYGENEKLVGRALRGRRDQVIVATKFGITYSSEKPKGDAAYVRKSVDASLYSLGLDYIDLYYQHRPDVEVPIEETVGTMADLVKEGKIRYIGLSEASPERIRRAHAVHPLSAIESEYSLWSRETEDEVLPLTQELGIGYVAFSPLGRGFLTGQIKSFDDLPADDYRRMYPRFQGENFNKNLEVVALIEEMAARKECTPSQLALAWLLSRGEQIVPIPGTKHLDRVRQNLGALDVQLSADDLAEIERISPQGIASGQRFAELELNWVE comes from the coding sequence ATGAAAACACGTAAATTGGGTAATCAGGGATTGGAAGTATCGGCACTGGGACTGGGAACGATGATGATGCCGGATAACGAGGAATCCATACACACACTCCAGGGAGCGATCGACCTGGGAGTGACCATGCTGGATACCGCAGATATTTACGGTGGATTTGAGCACGGTCGTTACGGAGAAAATGAAAAGCTGGTAGGACGCGCACTGCGTGGACGACGCGATCAGGTTATCGTCGCGACTAAATTTGGCATTACATACAGCAGTGAAAAGCCAAAAGGCGATGCTGCCTATGTACGCAAATCGGTCGATGCCAGTCTCTATAGTTTGGGACTTGATTATATTGATCTGTATTACCAGCATCGTCCAGATGTGGAGGTACCGATTGAAGAAACGGTAGGCACTATGGCGGATCTGGTCAAAGAAGGCAAAATTCGCTATATCGGCCTGTCCGAAGCTTCACCGGAACGAATTCGCCGTGCGCATGCGGTTCATCCGCTGTCTGCAATCGAATCGGAATATTCCCTCTGGAGCCGCGAGACCGAAGATGAAGTACTGCCGCTGACCCAGGAGCTGGGTATTGGTTATGTGGCGTTCAGTCCGCTCGGACGCGGATTCCTGACCGGACAGATCAAAAGCTTTGACGATCTGCCAGCGGATGACTACCGCCGGATGTATCCACGCTTCCAAGGAGAGAACTTTAATAAAAACCTGGAAGTAGTTGCATTGATAGAAGAAATGGCTGCACGCAAGGAATGTACTCCGTCCCAACTGGCTCTCGCCTGGCTGCTGTCTCGGGGAGAACAGATTGTACCGATTCCGGGAACCAAGCATCTCGATCGGGTTCGCCAGAATCTGGGCGCACTGGATGTACAGCTGTCTGCAGACGATCTGGCAGAGATCGAGCGCATCTCTCCACAGGGAATAGCTTCGGGTCAGCGCTTTGCAGAGCTTGAATTGAACTGGGTGGAGTAG
- a CDS encoding acid phosphatase, translated as MKGPQKKMIGLSLSLSILAGSLGGVYAHAAELPSNVTPPKPEWGYFVDNYKNNTSDNMSVASNPAIGVLSEFNKMWKPGTTWDSGTKLNSKLLDMNIQKVINTAKKRTAAQVEAAYLDDRRNQSYSVIEGLGSLTDIYRKEAGATTTITEVQADATTKKYDDEGTNSGDPKSSLGSIVTLVNTLRGSYSSTNPAKSFYNYKRPFRWSPEATVLPTLVPAIKADPSTDGGYPSGHTNAAYLTAFAMAYAVPERYQELLTRASELGNNRAVSGMHSYFDVMGGRVMATALAASILNDPANKEIKQAAYAQAQSKLLTQTGTAKDRFSDYKANKKEYTERLTYGFPQAYAKDKPVVVPKGAEVLLETRQPYLDADQRRWVLATTGIPSGYPVLDDAEGWGRLNLFAAADGYGAFVNNVTVNMDAAKGGFNKEDTWRNDIAGKGGLTKKGTGTLNLDGKNTYTGNTRLVQGTLEGGSTTAFGRGDVSNEGGTLAENTVGKVKIGGDYKQSSKGTLTLTIGSKKDVLDIGGTAVYRGKLELNFVDNYVPKNNSTIIVSDKSPKHGKFTSVQATGLPAGYTVKAVYTNDSVKLQVKKK; from the coding sequence ATGAAGGGTCCGCAAAAGAAAATGATTGGGTTATCTCTATCTTTGTCTATACTGGCAGGTTCATTGGGCGGTGTGTATGCCCATGCGGCTGAACTGCCTTCGAATGTAACACCGCCAAAGCCGGAATGGGGCTATTTTGTCGATAATTACAAAAACAATACAAGTGATAATATGTCGGTCGCGTCCAATCCGGCGATTGGTGTGCTGTCCGAATTCAACAAAATGTGGAAACCGGGTACAACCTGGGATTCCGGTACCAAGCTGAACAGCAAACTGCTGGATATGAATATTCAGAAAGTGATTAATACGGCCAAGAAGCGTACGGCTGCACAGGTAGAAGCTGCCTATCTGGACGACCGTCGCAACCAGAGCTACAGTGTGATCGAAGGACTCGGTTCGCTGACAGACATTTACCGCAAGGAAGCGGGAGCGACGACGACCATTACAGAAGTTCAGGCCGATGCCACTACCAAAAAGTATGACGACGAAGGCACCAACTCCGGTGATCCGAAGTCTAGTCTCGGCAGCATCGTGACACTGGTCAATACGCTGCGCGGCAGCTATTCCTCGACCAATCCCGCGAAAAGTTTTTATAACTACAAGCGTCCGTTCCGCTGGAGTCCGGAAGCGACTGTACTACCTACTCTGGTACCGGCGATCAAAGCTGATCCGAGCACAGATGGCGGTTATCCGAGCGGTCACACCAATGCGGCGTATCTCACTGCTTTTGCCATGGCTTATGCTGTACCAGAACGTTATCAGGAACTGCTGACACGCGCGTCTGAGTTGGGTAACAACCGTGCAGTATCCGGCATGCACTCCTACTTTGACGTAATGGGTGGACGGGTAATGGCGACAGCACTGGCTGCATCGATCCTGAATGATCCGGCGAACAAAGAGATCAAGCAGGCTGCTTATGCGCAGGCTCAGTCCAAGCTGCTGACCCAGACAGGTACAGCCAAAGACCGCTTCAGCGATTACAAAGCCAACAAAAAAGAGTATACAGAGCGTCTGACTTACGGATTTCCGCAAGCCTATGCCAAAGACAAGCCGGTTGTCGTACCAAAGGGAGCCGAAGTACTGCTGGAGACACGCCAGCCGTATCTGGATGCCGATCAGCGCCGCTGGGTGCTGGCAACAACAGGCATTCCGTCCGGGTATCCGGTACTGGATGATGCCGAAGGCTGGGGTCGTCTGAATCTGTTTGCAGCTGCTGACGGTTATGGGGCATTCGTCAACAATGTAACGGTAAATATGGATGCTGCCAAAGGTGGATTCAACAAAGAAGATACCTGGCGTAATGATATCGCCGGTAAAGGTGGCCTGACCAAAAAAGGAACGGGTACCCTGAATCTGGACGGCAAAAATACGTATACCGGCAATACCCGTCTCGTACAGGGAACGCTGGAAGGTGGCAGCACAACAGCATTTGGCCGTGGTGATGTATCCAATGAAGGCGGTACGCTGGCAGAGAATACGGTCGGCAAAGTGAAGATCGGCGGCGACTACAAGCAGTCTTCCAAAGGTACACTGACGCTGACCATTGGCAGCAAAAAAGATGTACTGGATATCGGTGGAACAGCAGTATATAGAGGCAAGCTGGAGCTGAATTTTGTGGATAACTATGTACCGAAAAATAACAGTACGATCATCGTCAGCGACAAATCTCCAAAACACGGTAAATTTACTTCTGTTCAAGCGACAGGTTTGCCAGCAGGCTATACAGTGAAAGCTGTATATACCAATGACAGCGTGAAGCTGCAAGTGAAAAAGAAATAA
- the licT gene encoding BglG family transcription antiterminator LicT, with protein MIIRKIFNNNAIIASDPGKQEFVVMGRGIAFKKSAGEPVDRSLIEKIFVLQQTEASERFKVLLEDIPPEYVSVCYDIIEYGKNNLNVTLSDYIYVTLTDHLNNAFKLHDEGIRNPNPLSWEIRKFYPKEYGIGVKALEFIESTLKRKLPEDEAANIALHLVNAELNGSSHRMADVSAQAEKIQDILNIIKYTYRLELDEQSISYERFITHLKFFFQRLVQPHRQVLEDDFLLRQVRTKYKKAYNCMLKIEKYLNTELSDEEKLYLTIHVHRVTSDTTS; from the coding sequence ATGATTATCCGGAAAATTTTTAACAATAATGCCATTATAGCCAGCGATCCCGGGAAACAGGAGTTTGTCGTAATGGGTCGTGGAATCGCTTTCAAAAAAAGTGCCGGCGAACCGGTAGATCGAAGTCTGATCGAGAAGATCTTTGTATTGCAGCAGACGGAAGCGTCGGAGAGATTCAAGGTGCTGCTCGAAGATATCCCACCCGAGTACGTATCGGTCTGCTACGATATTATCGAGTATGGCAAGAATAACCTGAATGTCACCTTGAGCGATTATATCTATGTCACGCTCACCGACCATCTGAACAATGCGTTCAAGCTGCATGATGAAGGGATTCGCAATCCGAACCCGCTCAGCTGGGAGATTCGCAAGTTTTATCCCAAGGAATACGGTATTGGTGTCAAAGCGCTGGAATTTATTGAATCCACACTGAAGCGCAAATTACCGGAGGATGAAGCGGCGAATATTGCACTTCATCTCGTTAATGCCGAGCTGAACGGCTCCAGTCATCGGATGGCGGATGTCTCGGCACAGGCGGAGAAGATTCAGGATATTCTGAATATTATCAAATACACGTACCGCCTGGAGCTGGATGAACAGTCGATCAGCTACGAACGCTTTATCACCCATCTCAAATTTTTCTTTCAACGATTGGTCCAGCCGCACAGGCAGGTGCTGGAAGATGATTTCCTGCTCCGGCAGGTCAGGACCAAGTACAAAAAAGCCTATAACTGTATGCTAAAAATCGAGAAGTATCTGAACACGGAACTGTCGGATGAAGAAAAGTTATACCTTACGATCCATGTCCATCGGGTCACAAGCGATACAACTTCATAA
- a CDS encoding beta-glucoside-specific PTS transporter subunit IIABC, translating into MKYEQLAKDIIQNVGGRENVNSLAHCVTRLRFKLKDESKANTDVLKNMDGVVTVIQSGGQYQVVIGNHVSEVYADVNTVAGLGGDSATVSDDSGQKVSLFNRFIDMISGVFAPTLGVLAATGMIKGLTALFVSLGWLVKESGTYIILNAIGDCLFYFFPIFLGYTAAKKFNANIFIGMAIGAALVYPTLSEVGKGTPLYTLFGGTPFESPVHITFLGIPVILMTYSSSVIPIIVSAYVGSKFENFFKRVIPSVVRTFMVPFCTLLITIPLAFLIIGPVATWAGQLVGAAILGVFNLSPIIAGLLLGAFWQVFVIFGLHWGFVPIAMNNLSNLGSDPILAGMFGASFAQTGVVLAILIKAKSTKLKSLSIPAFISGIFGVTEPAIYGITLPRKKPFILSCIGGAVGGAIIGAMGTKAYIIGGLGVFGIPSYIGPNGIDSGFYGAIIGMIVSFIVGFVLMFFTRLQEDEAPGTGTKETTNANAPVKQETVFSPLKGEVISLTQVKDEAFSTGALGKGIAIEPIEGKVYSPVDGVLTSLFSSGHAIGITSNHGVDILIHVGQDTVKLKGKYFTPKVKQGDTVKKGDLLMEFDVAAIKEAGYVLTTPVIISNSGNYLDVIETDKKKISYQEDLLTVVI; encoded by the coding sequence ATGAAATACGAACAGCTGGCAAAGGATATTATTCAAAACGTTGGTGGCAGGGAAAATGTAAACAGTCTGGCGCACTGTGTAACACGCCTTCGTTTCAAATTAAAAGACGAGAGTAAAGCCAATACCGATGTACTGAAAAATATGGATGGTGTAGTTACGGTTATCCAGAGCGGTGGACAGTATCAGGTCGTCATCGGCAACCATGTATCCGAAGTCTATGCGGATGTAAATACAGTCGCCGGACTGGGTGGAGATTCGGCGACGGTCAGCGACGATTCAGGGCAAAAAGTAAGTCTGTTCAATCGTTTTATCGATATGATCTCCGGGGTATTCGCGCCTACTCTCGGCGTACTGGCAGCTACGGGTATGATCAAGGGTCTGACAGCATTATTCGTGTCGCTGGGCTGGCTGGTCAAAGAGTCAGGCACCTATATTATACTGAATGCAATTGGTGACTGTCTGTTCTACTTCTTCCCGATCTTCCTCGGCTATACGGCTGCCAAAAAGTTCAACGCCAATATATTTATCGGGATGGCGATTGGTGCAGCGCTGGTATATCCGACGCTGTCAGAGGTAGGAAAAGGTACACCGCTGTATACATTGTTCGGTGGCACACCGTTTGAATCACCGGTGCATATTACCTTCCTCGGTATTCCGGTTATTCTGATGACGTATTCATCGAGTGTTATTCCGATTATCGTATCGGCGTATGTAGGTTCCAAGTTCGAGAATTTCTTTAAACGAGTCATTCCAAGTGTAGTACGTACATTCATGGTGCCATTCTGTACGCTGTTAATCACGATTCCACTGGCGTTTCTGATCATCGGTCCGGTAGCGACATGGGCAGGTCAGCTTGTTGGTGCAGCGATTCTGGGCGTATTTAACCTGAGCCCGATTATTGCAGGCCTGCTGCTGGGTGCATTCTGGCAGGTATTCGTTATCTTTGGTCTTCACTGGGGCTTTGTACCAATCGCGATGAACAACCTGAGCAACCTGGGTTCCGATCCGATTCTGGCAGGTATGTTCGGCGCTTCTTTTGCACAGACAGGGGTCGTGCTGGCTATCCTGATCAAAGCGAAAAGCACCAAGCTCAAATCACTGTCTATTCCAGCTTTTATCTCCGGGATCTTCGGCGTTACCGAACCGGCTATTTACGGGATTACTCTTCCGCGTAAAAAACCATTTATTCTCAGCTGTATCGGTGGTGCTGTCGGCGGTGCCATTATCGGAGCGATGGGAACCAAAGCATATATTATCGGTGGACTGGGTGTATTCGGTATTCCGTCCTATATCGGTCCAAATGGAATCGATAGCGGATTCTACGGTGCGATTATCGGTATGATCGTCAGCTTTATCGTTGGTTTTGTCCTGATGTTCTTCACTCGTCTGCAGGAAGATGAAGCACCAGGTACAGGTACCAAAGAAACAACCAATGCCAATGCGCCAGTGAAGCAGGAGACCGTATTCAGCCCGCTGAAAGGCGAGGTAATCTCTCTGACACAGGTAAAAGACGAAGCTTTCTCTACTGGTGCACTGGGCAAAGGGATTGCGATCGAACCGATCGAAGGCAAAGTGTACTCGCCGGTAGATGGTGTACTGACTTCACTGTTCTCTTCCGGCCATGCGATCGGGATTACGAGCAATCACGGTGTGGATATTCTGATCCACGTCGGACAGGATACCGTCAAGCTGAAAGGCAAATATTTCACACCCAAAGTCAAACAGGGTGATACCGTCAAAAAAGGCGATCTGCTAATGGAATTTGATGTAGCCGCGATCAAGGAAGCCGGCTATGTGCTGACTACTCCAGTTATCATTTCCAACTCGGGCAACTATCTGGATGTCATTGAGACGGATAAGAAAAAGATCAGCTATCAGGAAGACCTGCTGACCGTTGTGATCTGA